The Bacillota bacterium genome contains a region encoding:
- a CDS encoding plasmid stabilization protein, translating into MHKIIYTDNYNKKAAAFLKKHPELTNQYSKTLKLLELNPGHPSLKLHKLKGSYADLYGASININYRISLLFIIHDDLIIPVNVGSHDDVYK; encoded by the coding sequence ATGCATAAAATCATCTACACTGATAATTATAATAAAAAAGCGGCTGCTTTTCTAAAAAAGCACCCGGAGCTAACAAACCAATATAGTAAAACGCTGAAACTACTTGAACTCAATCCCGGTCATCCTTCCTTAAAACTGCACAAATTAAAAGGTTCATACGCAGATCTATACGGAGCTTCAATCAATATAAATTACCGGATCAGCCTTTTATTTATTATTCATGATGACCTCATCATTCCTGTAAATGTAGGTTCCCATGATGATGTTTACAAATAA
- a CDS encoding DHH family phosphoesterase codes for MNKAAAQFIEAVSKYKAIAIYIPGSPDPDAIASAYAINIMLNYISVNSDIFAEHRLSLAQNRVFIERLRIPVIFDKKINPKKYQAYIVPDFQDNRIDYLNNSIPCAAHIDHHVKSNETIQADFSLIRTDVGSTSTLIALMVKNLNIEISETDMTSLATALTFGIQTDTDKYNNITPQDIEALEYLQGFADKEILQELNSMPPSTKTLTNYKKAREQEVVYKDWAFYGLGFIDARSRDSIAITADMLLKNTEHKTVAVFAVIENQRKGELFLDVSLRSKSRNIDLNRVIKQITPNGGGRRYKGAYQVRLNYFLSAPDRELLWKVIEDSTIETLRKSRDALYITGIKSIYGRVKDKFTSILKKDTNR; via the coding sequence ATGAACAAAGCAGCAGCACAATTTATTGAAGCAGTTAGCAAGTATAAGGCCATAGCCATCTATATCCCCGGTTCGCCTGATCCTGATGCCATTGCTTCAGCTTATGCCATAAATATTATGCTCAATTATATCTCGGTTAATTCCGACATTTTTGCCGAGCACAGATTATCTTTGGCGCAAAACAGGGTATTCATAGAAAGATTAAGGATACCTGTAATCTTTGATAAAAAGATCAACCCCAAGAAATATCAAGCTTACATAGTGCCGGATTTTCAGGATAACCGGATCGATTATCTAAATAATAGTATCCCCTGTGCAGCGCATATAGATCATCATGTCAAATCTAATGAAACAATACAGGCAGATTTTTCTTTAATCAGGACTGATGTGGGTTCAACCAGTACTCTAATTGCACTGATGGTAAAAAACCTAAACATAGAGATCTCCGAAACTGATATGACTTCACTGGCTACTGCCCTGACCTTTGGCATTCAGACCGACACAGACAAGTACAATAATATAACTCCACAAGATATTGAAGCATTGGAGTACCTTCAAGGGTTTGCCGATAAAGAGATTTTACAGGAGTTAAACAGCATGCCTCCCTCGACAAAAACTCTAACCAATTATAAAAAGGCTCGTGAACAGGAAGTGGTCTACAAAGATTGGGCGTTTTATGGTCTAGGCTTCATCGATGCCAGGAGCCGCGATTCTATTGCAATTACTGCTGATATGCTTTTGAAAAATACTGAACATAAAACAGTGGCCGTTTTTGCCGTGATTGAGAACCAAAGGAAAGGTGAGTTATTTCTTGATGTCTCCCTGAGATCGAAGAGCCGCAATATTGATCTTAACCGTGTAATTAAGCAAATCACCCCGAATGGGGGAGGTAGGCGTTATAAAGGGGCTTATCAGGTCAGATTGAATTACTTTTTAAGCGCCCCGGACAGGGAATTGTTATGGAAAGTTATTGAGGACAGTACAATTGAGACGCTTCGTAAGAGCAGGGATGCGCTCTATATTACCGGCATTAAAAGTATTTATGGCCGTGTAAAAGATAAATTTACTTCAATACTGAAAAAAGATACCAACCGATAG
- a CDS encoding cation diffusion facilitator family transporter, which produces MSGKKIFWVVLLNAAITVAEFIGGLLSGSLALMSDAAHNLSDTVAIALSYFANRIAQKPKDPRMTFGYKRAEILAAFINSSVLLAISVMLIYEAIKRFSTPEPIDSTLMITVAFIGLLANLLSVFILEKDSRNNLNIKSSYLHLISDTVSSVGVITGGIAIRIWGIVWIDPLVTVFISFFIINKAWVVIRKTVDILMQSSAELDYEAIKAGVENIAGVKNIHHVHSWMSNEKTIYFEAHIDMEDMQLCEAEKIYDEIEQYLIENHGISHVTLQAEVDKCCEKSIFKC; this is translated from the coding sequence ATATCAGGCAAAAAAATATTTTGGGTTGTTTTACTGAACGCTGCAATTACCGTAGCAGAATTCATTGGTGGATTGCTCTCCGGAAGTCTGGCTTTAATGTCGGATGCCGCCCATAACTTGAGTGATACTGTAGCTATTGCTCTATCTTATTTTGCCAACAGAATTGCCCAAAAACCGAAAGATCCCAGGATGACATTTGGTTATAAAAGGGCGGAAATTTTGGCTGCATTTATAAACTCTTCAGTTTTGCTTGCCATATCAGTCATGTTAATATACGAAGCGATCAAGCGATTCAGTACACCTGAGCCTATAGATAGCACACTAATGATTACGGTGGCATTCATCGGATTGCTGGCAAACTTATTATCTGTTTTTATTTTGGAAAAAGATTCACGGAATAACCTGAATATTAAATCGAGTTACCTCCACCTGATCAGCGATACAGTTTCATCAGTGGGTGTTATTACAGGTGGTATTGCTATCAGAATCTGGGGTATTGTTTGGATAGATCCGCTGGTTACAGTTTTTATTTCATTTTTTATTATTAATAAAGCCTGGGTAGTCATACGAAAGACTGTGGATATACTTATGCAATCATCCGCAGAGCTTGATTATGAGGCAATTAAAGCAGGAGTTGAAAATATTGCAGGGGTAAAAAATATCCATCATGTGCATTCATGGATGAGCAATGAAAAAACAATTTATTTCGAAGCACACATTGATATGGAAGATATGCAGCTTTGCGAGGCAGAGAAAATTTATGATGAAATCGAGCAATATTTAATAGAAAATCATGGTATAAGCCATGTTACACTGCAGGCAGAAGTTGATAAGTGCTGCGAAAAGTCGATATTCAAGTGTTGA
- a CDS encoding class I SAM-dependent RNA methyltransferase: MAQLELIATSTFGLEALVAKEVKALGYKQVTVENGKVTFTADENAICRTNLWLRTADRIRLKVGEFKATTFDELFEKTKALPWPDILPAKANFPVDGKSVKSTLFSISDCQAIVKKAVVESMKKNYQTEWFKEDGPLYRIEVALLKDTATLTIDTSGAGLHKRGYRLSGSGAPLRETLAAALVLISRWEPDRTLIDPLCGSGTIPIEAALIGQNIAPGMNRTFASEEWPNIPRDLWRNARKETHDLANYSQKLDISGTDISSEAIKTARRNAAKAGVEDSIHFQVRPLAELSSKKKYGKLICNPPYGERLGDIKEIEKLYREMGKSFKTLDTWSWYIITAYEDFERAFGKKASKRRKLYHGNIKVQYYQYFGPEPATKNKEG, from the coding sequence ATGGCTCAACTTGAATTAATCGCCACATCAACCTTTGGACTTGAAGCCCTGGTTGCCAAAGAGGTAAAAGCCCTGGGTTATAAGCAGGTGACTGTGGAAAACGGAAAGGTCACCTTTACAGCAGATGAGAATGCAATCTGCCGCACTAATTTATGGCTACGCACAGCAGACCGGATCCGGCTTAAAGTTGGTGAATTCAAAGCTACAACTTTTGATGAACTTTTTGAAAAAACCAAGGCCCTGCCCTGGCCTGACATACTCCCGGCAAAGGCAAATTTTCCTGTTGATGGCAAATCAGTCAAATCAACTCTCTTCAGCATTTCTGACTGCCAGGCAATTGTCAAAAAAGCGGTAGTGGAAAGCATGAAAAAGAATTACCAGACAGAGTGGTTTAAAGAAGACGGCCCGCTTTACCGTATCGAGGTGGCTCTCCTTAAAGATACAGCCACCCTGACAATCGATACCAGCGGCGCCGGGCTGCATAAGCGCGGTTACCGCCTGAGTGGCAGCGGTGCACCACTGAGGGAAACTTTGGCAGCCGCCCTGGTGCTGATCTCTCGCTGGGAACCGGATAGAACGCTTATTGACCCTTTGTGTGGATCTGGAACTATTCCGATTGAAGCTGCCCTGATCGGACAAAATATTGCTCCGGGAATGAACCGGACTTTCGCTTCCGAAGAATGGCCGAATATACCACGGGATCTCTGGCGTAATGCCCGCAAGGAAACCCATGATCTGGCCAATTATTCACAAAAGCTCGATATCAGCGGCACGGACATCAGCAGTGAAGCCATTAAAACTGCCCGTCGGAATGCCGCAAAAGCTGGAGTAGAAGATTCTATACACTTCCAGGTCAGACCGCTTGCTGAATTAAGTTCAAAAAAGAAATACGGCAAGCTTATCTGTAACCCGCCGTATGGAGAACGTTTGGGGGATATAAAAGAAATTGAAAAACTTTATCGAGAAATGGGCAAATCCTTTAAAACTCTCGATACATGGTCCTGGTATATTATCACGGCATATGAAGATTTTGAAAGGGCTTTCGGAAAGAAAGCCTCAAAAAGGCGCAAACTTTACCACGGCAATATTAAGGTCCAGTATTACCAGTATTTTGGTCCAGAACCTGCAACAAAAAATAAAGAGGGTTAA
- a CDS encoding DinB family protein, with protein METQREANFSEIDGLDTSILWQRPAEKEWSIGENIDHARVLLRSFRRLLKFIWPILMPYAMLKRKRIYQKTIDDVYERPGFPLNVGWMWPSKFNRENPVPLETLYNLYQAEHQKIRNFYETKEEDLLGNMNVYDPAIGWLNLIQALRVGIYHDEHHFRQVRVIHKSLAN; from the coding sequence ATGGAAACGCAGCGCGAAGCCAATTTTTCTGAAATTGATGGATTGGATACCAGTATACTTTGGCAAAGACCGGCTGAAAAAGAATGGTCTATCGGTGAAAACATTGACCATGCCCGTGTTCTGCTCCGCTCCTTCAGAAGACTGTTAAAATTCATCTGGCCTATTCTGATGCCTTATGCAATGCTAAAACGAAAAAGAATATACCAGAAAACTATTGATGATGTCTATGAGCGTCCAGGATTTCCTCTAAATGTTGGCTGGATGTGGCCTTCCAAGTTTAATAGAGAAAATCCTGTACCTTTGGAAACGCTCTATAATCTTTATCAAGCAGAACATCAAAAAATAAGGAATTTCTACGAAACAAAAGAAGAGGATTTGTTGGGTAATATGAATGTATACGATCCAGCAATTGGTTGGCTCAACCTTATACAGGCTTTGCGTGTCGGGATCTATCATGATGAACATCATTTTCGACAGGTGCGAGTAATCCATAAATCACTGGCTAATTGA
- a CDS encoding nucleoside deaminase, with protein sequence MNSFMEAAISEARKGLEEGGIPIGAVLVHNGKIIGRGHNRRIQKSSAILHGETDCLENAGRLPASIYRESEIYTTLSPCSMCTGAILLYGIPRVIVGENKTYLGEEDLLRSRGVEVEVLQDETCIKMMEEFIAANPNLWNEDIGVE encoded by the coding sequence TTGAATAGTTTTATGGAGGCCGCTATAAGTGAAGCGCGAAAGGGATTAGAGGAAGGCGGTATTCCAATCGGTGCTGTTCTTGTTCATAATGGGAAGATCATCGGCCGGGGCCATAACAGGCGTATTCAGAAAAGCAGTGCTATCTTGCATGGAGAAACTGATTGTCTGGAGAATGCAGGTCGACTGCCTGCTTCAATTTACAGGGAAAGCGAGATATATACAACCCTTTCGCCCTGCTCGATGTGTACAGGTGCGATTTTGCTTTACGGTATCCCACGGGTCATTGTTGGTGAAAATAAGACATACCTGGGCGAAGAAGACCTTCTCCGATCAAGAGGGGTGGAAGTTGAAGTTCTACAGGATGAAACCTGTATAAAAATGATGGAAGAGTTTATTGCAGCAAACCCCAATCTCTGGAATGAGGATATTGGTGTAGAGTAA
- the nudC gene encoding NAD(+) diphosphatase: protein MRLKMSVSLDSGADNGHALVFAYREDQILVIDNGEVCRIPERIELEKMNLNIVRRHFLGTLDGQSCYSVDLDTASSAVGGSSFIGLRELFGKVDDEIFSLAVHANQVINWDRMHQYCGKCGARTEYAPDERAKICKCCDAVYYPRISPAVIVAIKKGRELLLLRNKRYKHEFYSVLAGFVEPGESLEECLVREVKEEAGIEVKNIKYYGSQSWPFPNSLMVGFTADYAGGELRLDEIEIADAGWFTPENFPNLPGPISIARRLIDSFVDEQNR, encoded by the coding sequence ATGAGGTTGAAGATGTCAGTTTCGCTGGATTCGGGTGCGGATAATGGCCATGCACTTGTTTTTGCCTATAGAGAAGACCAGATCCTGGTTATCGATAATGGTGAGGTATGCCGTATTCCCGAGCGTATTGAGCTGGAAAAAATGAATTTAAATATAGTGCGGCGGCATTTTCTTGGCACTCTGGACGGTCAGTCCTGTTATTCGGTTGACCTGGACACTGCCAGTTCTGCTGTGGGTGGAAGTTCATTTATAGGACTCAGAGAACTCTTCGGAAAGGTCGACGATGAAATATTCTCGCTGGCCGTACATGCCAATCAGGTAATTAACTGGGACAGAATGCACCAGTACTGCGGCAAGTGCGGAGCTCGGACAGAATATGCCCCAGATGAACGGGCAAAAATCTGTAAATGCTGTGATGCTGTATATTATCCCCGTATTTCCCCAGCAGTAATAGTCGCCATAAAAAAGGGCAGAGAACTCCTGTTACTTCGGAATAAGCGGTACAAGCATGAATTTTACAGCGTATTGGCCGGATTTGTCGAACCCGGTGAAAGCCTTGAGGAATGCCTGGTACGTGAAGTAAAGGAGGAAGCGGGAATTGAAGTCAAGAATATAAAGTACTATGGCAGCCAGTCCTGGCCATTTCCCAATTCACTTATGGTCGGTTTTACAGCTGATTATGCAGGTGGGGAACTTCGGCTTGATGAAATAGAGATTGCAGATGCCGGATGGTTTACCCCGGAGAATTTTCCAAACCTGCCTGGCCCGATCAGTATAGCCCGGAGGCTGATCGATTCATTTGTAGATGAGCAGAATAGATAG
- a CDS encoding HDIG domain-containing protein, with protein MLEKPTREDAMAILKKYNQNDALIKHALAVEAVMGHFAEIYGEGDEEKWRVIGLIHDLDYEKYPDQHCKKTEEILKAEGWPEEYIRAAISHGWKICTDVEPVERVEKVLYTIDELTGLIVATVLMRPSKSILDLTLSSVKKKYKNKNFAAGVDRNIIEDGTALLDMELDKVIEETIKGMQSAAEELGLKGDL; from the coding sequence ATGTTAGAAAAACCTACCCGTGAAGATGCAATGGCAATCCTGAAAAAGTATAACCAGAATGATGCCCTGATTAAACATGCTCTGGCGGTTGAGGCAGTCATGGGCCATTTTGCAGAAATTTACGGAGAAGGCGATGAGGAAAAATGGCGAGTAATCGGGCTTATTCATGACCTTGATTATGAAAAGTATCCTGACCAACATTGCAAGAAAACTGAGGAAATATTAAAAGCAGAAGGTTGGCCGGAGGAATACATTAGAGCGGCAATCAGTCATGGTTGGAAAATCTGTACCGACGTTGAGCCGGTCGAACGGGTTGAAAAGGTCCTCTACACTATAGATGAGCTTACAGGTTTAATCGTTGCGACAGTTCTGATGCGCCCCAGTAAAAGTATTCTAGATCTAACCCTAAGCTCGGTTAAGAAAAAGTATAAGAATAAAAATTTTGCGGCTGGTGTTGACCGCAATATCATTGAAGATGGCACTGCTTTGCTGGATATGGAGTTAGATAAAGTGATTGAAGAAACTATTAAAGGTATGCAGTCAGCTGCTGAAGAACTCGGCTTGAAGGGAGATCTTTAA